From Lewinellaceae bacterium:
GCGTGACCAGCAGGCCGGAAACAATGGCCGATACGGTGATCTCCCGTTTTTGCATGGCCACCAGTTCTTTCTGAAAATAAGGGCGCCCCAGGTAATGGTATTCTTCGAAATCGTACTGCCGGATGAGGCTGTCCAGCGCTGTCATCAGTTCCCGCGCCGGATCCAGTTGTATGCTGTTGACTGTTTTCATAAACACGGTCAGCGTCGTGGCGTCGTCGGAGATGAAGTTGTAGACAAAGCGCTCGTCGTTCAGGATGCGCTCCCGGTCCCGTTCGTAACGCTCCGGCTGGCCGATGTGGATGGCGGGCACGGTGGCGATGGCAAAAGGCGTTTTGACCGGATAGGAAAACTTGGTGAGCGACTGGACTTGAGTGATGTGGGGAAGGTTTCTGGCCCGGAGCGAAAAATCGTGAAACTGCTCCAGGAACTGCTGCTCGAAAACGCCTTCTTCCCGGCGTATAGCCACCAGCAGGAAGTTGTCGTCCGCTTCAAATTCCTGGATGAACTCCTGGAAGAACTCCAGGTCTTCGTCGCCTTCCGGAAAGAACTGCTCGAAATCGAAGGAGAATTTTAGCTGGCTGATGCTCAGGGCGCTGATGAGCGCCAGCACGCCAAAAATGGCAACGGATAGTACACGGAGGTTGATGTTCATAAGTTAGATGGACTGGCCGGGCGAAGAAAAAATCGCTCAGGAATAAAAAGATCAACCTCATAACCATTCAATCAAAAAGATGTTTAGCATTTTTGCAGGCGCTGCTGTACATTGGCGCTTTAGCCACGAAGGCACAAAGACCCACAAAGCCTTATTATGAGTACAGATATCACCCTTCCGGAAGAAATGGAACCCTTTCGGAACCTAATCCTTCAGACTTTGCAGCCCTACATTGAGTTGCTGCCCCAGGAAAAGCAAGAGACGCTGCCTTGGGAGAGCAAGGTCGGCGGCCAGCCCTATTGGCCTGCGGGCAGGAAATATCCTACTGCTCCCGACGGGCGCCCATTGTGGCTGCTGGCGCAGTTCAATTTCGAAGAGATGCCGCTGCTGCCTCCGTTTCCGGAGCAAGGCTTGCTCCAGTTCTTCATAAACGACGACAGCCTCTACGGCTGCAACCTCGACGCCCCTTTCGACCAAAGCGGGTTCCGGGTGGCCTACCACCAGTCTATCCTACGCGAAGAGGCCTCGCTAATGAGAGATTTTCGCTTCCTGGGAGAAGCTCGGTTTTTGCCGATCGAAGCCGGGGTTTCCTATCCCCTTCAATTCAAAAAGAATTTTGAACTGGTTCCTCCCAGCGATTATCAATTTGAACAGCTTTTGGGGAAAGATTTATTCAAAGCTTTCGGCGAAGAGCAATGGGAAGCCCGAAGCCGGTACAGCCGCGCTGTCCTCAGCTCGCGGCATAAAATGGGCGGTTACGCTTTCTTCTGCCAGGAAGACCCCCGCAACCCGGAAGAGCCCATGGAATTGCTCTTCCAACTGGGCTCCGGCAACCGGTTCAACTGCGCATGGGGCGACATGGGTGTGGGCAACTTCTTCATCTGCCGGGATGATTTGAAAAAGGCTGATTTCTCGAAGGTGATGTATAATTGGGATTGTTATTGAAGGCCATTTGCTTTGGAAGGCTGCTGGAGGTTGTGTACGGTGTGCGGCCTTGGCAGGGTTTGTGAGTGTACGGGCTTTGCCATACTTCCCTGGTTCCCGGGCTTTGCCACGTACACCGTACATGTTTGGCTCTGGGTTGCCCACGTACACCGTACACTACAGGTAGTTCCATCTTCCAAAAATCCGCAATCCATAAATGCTTTCTTGAATTTTTTAAAAATAAAAAGCCACCCCAAACCTCAACCCAAACCTCCTGGCCTGCGGGTTGTCCAGGTAACTAAGCCGCCAGGACAACTCCACCTGAAATACTTTGAGTATGTTTTCGATGCCCACGCTGGCCTCCATATAGGGGTGTTTGGGCGTGCGAAAGCCGGCGTAGGTATCGGTCTCGGTGGGAACGAAAGCGTTGAGCCGGTTGGCGTCCCGGTTCTTGTCGGAGATGGAGCCGACCACGGCCTTGAAGGTGGCATAGGAGCGGAAGTTGAGCTTTCGCAGCAAGGGTATTTTGTTGAGCAGGAAGCCGTCGAAGTGGTGCTCCAGGAAGAGGCTGGCGTAGGTGTCGCTGGCAAACTCGTAGCGGGTCATCATGTTGAAGATATCCCTGCCGGTGAAGTAGCCTTCGTTGCCGGGGTGCACCTCCATCAACAGGAAGGGCACGGTGCCAAATAATTTGCCCACATTGAAACGGTAAGACATCCAACCAGCCGGGTTGAGGTAGAAATAGTGGCGGTAGCTGAGCGCCAGTTTGTGATAGCTGTAGTTGCTGCCCATCACGCCGTTGACGCCAAGGGTGTATTGCAATTCTATGATGGGATGCTGAGAACCAAAGCTGGTGCGGCTGAAATCGTTGTCGATGATCATCTCGTCGAAGGCGTAGCGCGCTTTGAGGATGACCTCGGTGGTGTTGATCGTCGTATCGATATCCGATAGGGACGCCGGGTCGGGCAGGTAGGCGTAGTTGAAGCCCCGGCCGTCTTCGGTTATGGCGCCGTAGGGGTCCATACTCCGGTTGAGGAAGGTGATGCGGTTGGAAAAACCGCTTTTCCAGTAGCGTTCGTAGAAAGCTTTGCCTTCCTGCACCCGGATGAGTTTTTGCATCAGGTTGCGCCGGAACAGGCCGGAGAAGAGGTCGCCCTCCACAAATTCCTCGCTGTTCTCGCTGTTCAGGCTGATGTCGTCTTTGTAGGCCGCGCCCGCCAGGATGCGCGGGTTTTTCGATATGAGCCATTTCACATCAGCGCCGTATTTGAAGTCCTCATCCTTCAGGCCGTAGGCCAGGTAGCCTCCCAGCCGGACCTCTTCGCTGAATTTGTCGCTGGTGCGCATGCCGATGCGAAAGCGGTCGCCCTCCACCGGGTTGGTGCTGTACACGGAGGAGTACGGCCCTATCTCCACCGGCCCCAGCTCGAAATAACCGACAAAAACAATCTCGATGATCTCGACATAGGTTTTGTACAACGGCACATTCTGGATGCTGTCCACCATAGCATAAATGGTGGCTTCGGTTTTGCTGAGGGGTTCGTGGCGGACTTCGGCCCAGAAGCTGTCGCTGTCCACTTCTACCTGTTCGTAAATGTAGAAGGGATCCTTTTCCAGGTAGTGTTGCCGGGTAGCCGGCTGGTCGGTCACGAAATCCCGGAAGGTTTCCGTTCGCCGGGCGATCATGCCCGGGGCGCCCTCGGTTGGGGTAAAGTCCACCACCATCTTCTTCTTGACCGGTATCCAGGCGCTGTCCTGAGGGGTAAATTCTTCGTAGATGATGATCCGGGTCACCAGGTTGATGTTCACATCGGGGCTCATGCGCATGTTCACGCGCTCGACGGCAAAGACGGAGTCGGCCACCCAAAAGTCGCCATAGAACGTATTTTCCTGCTTGCGTTTGGGCTTGAACTTGAGTTTGTAACTCCAGTGCCCATCGATATCGGTGCTGTCCAGGATGTAGTATTCGTAGTAGCCCAGGCCGGATTTGGAAAACGGGCTGACGAACGGCTTTTCCAGCACGTAAATCCAGTCGTCGTAGATGTTGTAATCCTGATGGACGCGCTTGATGTACTCGATGACGGTCTGATTGTCCGTGCCGGAGGTGCGCTGGGCTTTGATCACAGACTTGGGTTTGCCGCCATCTCTGACATAGTAGGCGTCGGAGAGCACTTCGTTGATGTAAACCGGAAGGAACGGCTTTTCGTCGGAAGTGCTGTCGATGTTTTCGAAGACGAAGGAAAACGGTTTGAGCAATTTGCTTTGCTGCAATTTGGGGTTGATGTTTTCCAGGTCGAGCTCGATCTTGGAATAGCTTTCGTATTGGAAGGAGTTGAGAGCGTCGATGCGGTTCTGCTCTTTCTTTTCGATAATGCCCCGCACGATGCGGTTCGCCGGGTTTTCCCCGGCAATGACCACCACTTCATCGAGGGTTAGCGCAGAACCGCTCAGATAGAAATTGACTTCCTGCGTGATAGAATCCGGATGCAGCGGTTTTTTCAGCGGCTCGAAGCCTATAGCGGATGCCGAGAGCGTATCGCTGAGCTTTTTCACTTTGAGTTCGTAGTATCCATCGATATCGGTGGAGGCGCCCAGCGTAGTCCCTTCGAAAAATACATTGGCGAACGGGATGCCTTCTTTGGTGTCGGTATCCACCACCCGCCCGGTAATGGTATGTTGCCCCCAGGCCAGGGTGCTCCAGCAGCAGATCAGCAGTAAAAATGGAAAAAAACGATTCATGTTGGACAGGATTATATGGCTGTATGGGTTATGGTTATTTGGTTAAATTGCTCTATTGTTGAGGGTGCTCCGGAAACTATTGATGGCGAAGAATATTTTGTCCACCCCCTAAATCCCCCGCCAGCGGGGGACATTTCCTCCGATTCAGGGGTGTGTTTTCCCCCGCTGGCGGGGGTCAGGGGGTGGAGTCCAAATAAAATTTCCCATTATTGGGCACCGGAGTTCCAAACTAGACTTTCCGGAGTAGCCTCATTGTTGTACTGTTACATTGCTCATAGCCCATAAGGGTGAAGATGTATATCGCTGTATGGACAACCTTTGGGCTGGAAAGCCTGCGCCGGAAATAAGAGGATGACAACCAATCAATTTAGACAAAGTAATGCCTAAAAGGCCACTGTTGTTTTCTTGTTAGAAGAAGGTTTTTTTCGCTTTGTGTGAAAAATGCCGGTGCAAACTATATATTTCGGCACAGTATTGCAACAGTTGGCTGAATATGAAAATGTTAACTTTCAGCATACTTTAAAAAGGCGCAAACGGCCCGATAGTTTGTTGATTAGCCCGGTAAATTATGTTAAAACCTTTTTTGGACGAACATTTAGTGGAAGCAGGCTGCGATGAAGCGGGGCGGGGTTGCCTGGCCGGCCCGGTCTTCGCCGCCGCCGTCATCCTGCCGAAAGATTTTACCCATCCGCTGCTCAACGACTCCAAGCAGCTCAGCGAAAGGGATCGCTACACTGCGCGGCAAATAGTCGAGCAGGCCGCCCTGGCCTGGGCCGTCGCTCAGGTGAGCCCGCAGGAAATAGATAAAGTCAACATCCTCAATGCTTCTTTCCTGGCCATGCATCGCGCCATCGATCAACTGGACCCCGCGCCGGAGTCCCTCCTGATCGACGGCAACCGGTTCAACCCCTACCGCAATCTTCCCTTCCACTGCATCGTCAAAGGGGATGGGAAACTGCTGTCCATTGCCGCTGCTTCCATCCTCGCCAAAACCTGCCGCGACGATTATATGATGCAGCTGGATGCGGAATACCCCTATTATCAGTGGCGAAGGAACAAAGGCTACCCCACGCGGGTGCATCGGGAGGCCATTCAAAAGCATGGGCCCTCGCCGCATCACCGGCGGTCGTTCCGGTTGTTGCCGGAGGGGGTGCAGGGAAGGTTGTTTGAGTGAGAGGGTAATGATCTGCGAGCATCAGGGATGGAAAAGGGGATAGCTTCCGCTGATCTTCATATTTTAACATTGCTATTGTTGGAACTATAGCTTAATAGCCGTAAATTACAACAGCAATAGATTCCACTACAGCAACTCTTAGATTTACACGTACCTGCGAAAAAGCCGGATAACCATATTTTTCACCTTCAAATCCCTAACGCTATGATGAAGAAAAGCGTACTAAAACAAATTACCCCCCCCTATCAAATCTAAAAAAAGTTAAATTGTTTCTCTTTTGCTCCTTTCTTTCTGCAAGCTATCACTACACCCAGGCCCAGAGCAGCCCTTATGAAGCCTTGCGGGAATGCGGGGTCTCGGATGAAACGCCGTCCTACGCTCCGGAATCGGAACCGAACTTTTGTTTTGATGTAGAAACCATACAGGAGAGTTGCATCAAAGTATGGATCCGGGTCAACCTGCATTTTTTCCTGGATGACGACTGCGATGGGACGCTCGACCCGTTGGGCGTCCAGAATATACCCGGCGATGACGCCTACAAGCTCGCTGAGGATATTATTACGAGAGCTAACAGTGCCTTGGAAAATAACAGAAAACAATGGGCGCAGAACCTGACCTGGGGAATTAACCCTGCTGACGAAAAACCCGAGCAGTGTGTCCCTATTCGGTATGTGCTATCCGGTGTTTATATTTGGTGCAATTCGATTGCGCAAAGTACCAGTGGGTTTAACATACCCTATTTCCAAAACAATTTCGGACAAAATATCGACACGGAGTACAACGCTTATTATGTGAACGTGCCAGGTGGCCCTAATGGCGTAGCTAATGGACAACCTGGTAATGCTTTTACTGGTGAAAATTTTGGGGTTTCCGTGTTTAATCATGAAATGGGGCATGTATTGAGTTTACTTCATACTGACTTAGAAGATCACGTTAGCGATACTCCCCGGATAAGGTTTCAATATGATTATAACTGCGATGGAGATTTAACTGATAATTTTCCTGATCCAGGAGTAGGCTGGGAAGGGAGATGGCGGCAATGCTTTGACAACCTGATCCATAGCGACGTAACTTACGACCGCTCCCTGGATTATGACGGAGATGGGGTTACGGATTATGCGGACTTATGCAATATGCCTGCCCCCTGCGACCCTTACCCCTGTTGTGACTGGGACTACGTTAACAACAACATAATGGCCTATTCCCGGTATACGGAATGCTGCGCTGCCTATACGGAAGGCCAGATCACCCGGATACTGGAGAACCTGAGCACGAACACCTACTGCGCATACATCGAGGAAATAACCGACGACTGCCCGCCTCCGATGGCCAATATCCATGTCCTGTCCAATGAAGGAGATGTTGACGATTGCTCTTTCTGCCTCTACCTTTCCGCCAGTATGCACGACGACTACTATCAGGCCGACTTTTACGAGAGCGACGGGTCGTTTTTCTATAGTACCGGCTTTCTAAGCGGGCCGGCCAACCGCTTTTGCATTTCCAGGACGGTGGCCCCACCTTACGGTTATCTGCACGGTTTCCAACCCGGCGAAACCTATACGGCAGTCCTGAGGGTAGAAAACTACTGCGGGGACGAGGCGGAAGAAGCCCTAACCTTCACTTTCGAAGCAGTGGAATGCGCCGCTGAGGACCCCGCCGGCCGGATTGCCATTACGGGCAAGTACCCCAACCCCTTTTCCAGCGCGTTACAGGTAGATTTTACTACGGAAGAGGCCGGCCACCTGGAGATTTGGCTGATACCGGCAGCCGGCGGTATTGATGTGCTGGCGCATTCCGAATACCTGGATGCTCCGGGAAATTATCAGCGGACGCTATCCGCCGGCCAGGTATCGGTGGGTACCCACTATCTGGCTTTATGCCTCGATGGAGAAATGATTGCAGAAACCGTTATTAAACAGTAAGCTATGTTACGTATATTTATTGCAATAGGCTTGCTGTTCAGTGGCCGGCAAGCTATCTTTAGTCAACTAACGGCCCAGTTTGAAACGACGCTCTATTTTGAGGATGCAATTGGCAACCGGGATTCTGTAGTAGTGGGGTATGACACCTTAGCTACTCACGATATCGATCCGGAGTTTGGGGAACAAGAGATTGTTTCGCCCTTTGACTCCGTATTTGAGGTACGGGCCGGAACAGATGAATATTTCTTCCGACATAAGCTATCCAAAAAAATAATCACGAAAGGATCACCCGTTTTCGGGCCGTTTCCTCCGGAGAATTGCTATCCGGGATCCAGGATTTTCATTTACATCTGGGCCAAACATCAACCCATCAAAGTATCGTGGGACCGCGCTGTTTTCGCCGAACCGCGCTGCTACCGGGCTACCGCTTTGCTCAACCACTGGCTGGACGAGCTGGCCGGGCCCCTTACACCGGATGAGATACCGCCGGAATACGCCTGCCTGGCCGCCGAAGATTCCATCTATTTTGACATGTCGGAGGAATATTTGACGAGCGGCATCCATGGCATTTTTATAAGTCAACGCATTCTTCTGGAAAAAGAAGTCGAAGGCCTGGGCCTGCAATCCATCTTTGCCCTTCGCTTTTTCCCGGCTGCCACGCCCTTCGATTTTTCCCCTTGCTATTGGGTGCCTTCCAGCCAGCAAGAGCCATTAACCGGCGCCATTCCCCTTTACCCCAACCCAACGGCTGGCGCCGTCTATTTCAACCTGCCGGGCGGGGTAGAGGCGCTGCGCTGGCAGTTGTTTGGCATCAACGGCACATTGATGCGCGAGCAGCGAAAAACCATGGCGAGCGAAGCCGAGCTATACGGTTTGCCGGCGGGCATTTACCAGCTTGTGGTGCAGGGCAACGATGGGAAACGCTATTGGGGGCGGGTGGTGAAGCAGTAATGAGTAAAAAACATTTATCAATCATGAAAAAGATAAAAACAACCATATTGGCTTTTTTTCTCCTCCCATTTTGCCTCTCAGCCCAAATCCCCAATGCCGATTTTGAGTTGTGGGAACCTGCAAGCTACATACCCAGCGAACCCGAAGAATTTCCCCGGCACTGGATGGCTCCTCCTCATCTGGGCTCACAATACTACCCTATTGAAAAAGTGAACAACCCCAGTATGGGGCAATACGCCGTGCTCGTAAAAAACACTATGCCTTCCCCTTCCAGCGTAGGAGGCGCTCCAGGGTACCTCGAAACTACTTTTGCCCCCACTTCCCAACACTTCCTCCTGAGCATGGAAGTGAAGTACGACAGTATCGTGCCGCCCGGCAGAGCGCGTATAATAGCCGGGGCCAGCGGCTTTTCCACCACTTACTGGATTGACGAAAATATAACGGAGGAAATGGAAACCATCCAGATAGAGGTGGTATTGCCACAGGCGTACAATTCCCTGGCCCTTTACATCGAGGCCAGAGGCGTGTACGACCCCAACTACGGCACTCCGCCCTTCAACGGCGGCTACGACGGCTACGCCGAAATCGTCGTCGATAACATTACTTATGAAAATGTCACTTCGGCCGGGGAAGCGCTCAAAGGGAAAGGTGTTCAGGTCTTCCCCAACCCGGCGACAGAAGCCGTGTGGGTGAAAACCGAAACGGGAGAACCCATACATTCTGTAAACGTCTTCAACTCCGCCGGCGAAGTTCTCCTGAGCATTAACTCCAACGGCGACAACGAGCACATGCTGGATGTCCGCTCCTTGCCCGCAAGCGCCTACTGGATGGAAATAGCGCTGCCTGGCCGACGGATTGTCCGGCAGTGGGTGAAGAGGTGAAAAAACAATTTTCAGGGAGTGTTATCGCGTTTTCCCACAAGGGATGGCCTTTTAAGGGCTTGAAAATCAAAAAAGTAATCTTTCCAATGGAAGGTTTTGGCTCCATTTAGCCGTAGACAGGAAGCCGCCAACTGTCCTGGTTTTTGCCGGAAAAAAGCGGTAACTTTGGCGTAAGCCGGAGCTTTTCCTGCGGCGGGCTAGTGGCCAGGCGACTTCAAGTCGCCTGGCCACTAGCCCAGAGCTGTTTTCTTTTCTCTCCCTACCTCCCCGCCAGAAACGGATTATGCATCCGCTCGTACCCGATATTCGTATCCGGCCCATGCCCCGAATACACCACCACATCATCTCCCAGCGGAAAAAGCTTCCGGGTAATACTATTGATTAGCGTTTTGAAGTCGCCCCCCGGCAGGTCGGTGCGGCCGATGCTGCCGTAGAAGAGCACGTCGCCGGCAATGATGAACCGGCTCTCCTCGCAGAAAAACGAGAGGCTGGCCGGCGAGTGGCCGGGGGTGAGGATGGCCCGGAGCTTCGTCTGGCCGAATTCGATGACGTCGCCTTCCTCGATGAATTTTTCCGGCTCGGGGGAGAGCGGGCCGGTATTGGGAATGCCGAAGAACATCGCCGACTGGGGGGCGGCTTTCAGCAGGGCCAGCTCTCCGCGATGTATCTCCAGCCCCAGTTGGTAGTGATCGGCAACGAACAGGTTGCCGAATACGTGGTCGATGTGGCAGTGCGTATTGATGAGCCGCACCGGCCGCAATCCTTTTTCTTCAATTTCCTTCACCAGGCTTTGTTTTTCCTCCTCTGTGTAGCATCCCGGATCGAAAATGACACACTCGCCGCTTTCGTCGTAGACGATGTAAGTGTTCTCCTGAAAAGGATTGAAAGTCAGTTTTAAGACTTCCGTCATTTTTTTATTTGCAAAGTACGGACATTTCAAAGCTTTTCGAAAAATTCCGCCTAATCCCTGTAGCACAGGTGGCACAAAAACGATATATTGAACAGGGAAGTAATGAAAGGACGGAATTTGGCGTTCTTACTCTGTCATAGTGGGTATGTTTTCAGAATAATACCGTTAGCGCTAAACAGTACAGTGCTTTTTTCTGTCTTCCTTTAAGAATAACGTATTACGCCGGATATGCAAAAACTGATCTACACCATTCTATTGTCCTTCCCAGCCCTGGCTCTGCTGGCGCAGGGAACCACTCAGGTTGAATTTGGAAAGAACCGCGTCCAGTACCATCAGGACTTTGCGGAGTGGTCGCAATATGAAAGCGACAATTTCATCACGTACTGGTACGGGGAGGGGCGCTACGTGGGCCAGGCCGTGGTGCAACTGGCAGAGTACGACTTCAAAGACATCCAGAACATCCTGGAGCACCGCATCAACGAGAAGATCCAGATCATTGTATATACC
This genomic window contains:
- a CDS encoding DUF1963 domain-containing protein; this translates as MSTDITLPEEMEPFRNLILQTLQPYIELLPQEKQETLPWESKVGGQPYWPAGRKYPTAPDGRPLWLLAQFNFEEMPLLPPFPEQGLLQFFINDDSLYGCNLDAPFDQSGFRVAYHQSILREEASLMRDFRFLGEARFLPIEAGVSYPLQFKKNFELVPPSDYQFEQLLGKDLFKAFGEEQWEARSRYSRAVLSSRHKMGGYAFFCQEDPRNPEEPMELLFQLGSGNRFNCAWGDMGVGNFFICRDDLKKADFSKVMYNWDCY
- a CDS encoding carboxypeptidase-like regulatory domain-containing protein, translated to MNRFFPFLLLICCWSTLAWGQHTITGRVVDTDTKEGIPFANVFFEGTTLGASTDIDGYYELKVKKLSDTLSASAIGFEPLKKPLHPDSITQEVNFYLSGSALTLDEVVVIAGENPANRIVRGIIEKKEQNRIDALNSFQYESYSKIELDLENINPKLQQSKLLKPFSFVFENIDSTSDEKPFLPVYINEVLSDAYYVRDGGKPKSVIKAQRTSGTDNQTVIEYIKRVHQDYNIYDDWIYVLEKPFVSPFSKSGLGYYEYYILDSTDIDGHWSYKLKFKPKRKQENTFYGDFWVADSVFAVERVNMRMSPDVNINLVTRIIIYEEFTPQDSAWIPVKKKMVVDFTPTEGAPGMIARRTETFRDFVTDQPATRQHYLEKDPFYIYEQVEVDSDSFWAEVRHEPLSKTEATIYAMVDSIQNVPLYKTYVEIIEIVFVGYFELGPVEIGPYSSVYSTNPVEGDRFRIGMRTSDKFSEEVRLGGYLAYGLKDEDFKYGADVKWLISKNPRILAGAAYKDDISLNSENSEEFVEGDLFSGLFRRNLMQKLIRVQEGKAFYERYWKSGFSNRITFLNRSMDPYGAITEDGRGFNYAYLPDPASLSDIDTTINTTEVILKARYAFDEMIIDNDFSRTSFGSQHPIIELQYTLGVNGVMGSNYSYHKLALSYRHYFYLNPAGWMSYRFNVGKLFGTVPFLLMEVHPGNEGYFTGRDIFNMMTRYEFASDTYASLFLEHHFDGFLLNKIPLLRKLNFRSYATFKAVVGSISDKNRDANRLNAFVPTETDTYAGFRTPKHPYMEASVGIENILKVFQVELSWRLSYLDNPQARRFGLRFGVAFYF
- a CDS encoding ribonuclease HII; translated protein: MLKPFLDEHLVEAGCDEAGRGCLAGPVFAAAVILPKDFTHPLLNDSKQLSERDRYTARQIVEQAALAWAVAQVSPQEIDKVNILNASFLAMHRAIDQLDPAPESLLIDGNRFNPYRNLPFHCIVKGDGKLLSIAAASILAKTCRDDYMMQLDAEYPYYQWRRNKGYPTRVHREAIQKHGPSPHHRRSFRLLPEGVQGRLFE
- a CDS encoding T9SS type A sorting domain-containing protein — translated: MLRIFIAIGLLFSGRQAIFSQLTAQFETTLYFEDAIGNRDSVVVGYDTLATHDIDPEFGEQEIVSPFDSVFEVRAGTDEYFFRHKLSKKIITKGSPVFGPFPPENCYPGSRIFIYIWAKHQPIKVSWDRAVFAEPRCYRATALLNHWLDELAGPLTPDEIPPEYACLAAEDSIYFDMSEEYLTSGIHGIFISQRILLEKEVEGLGLQSIFALRFFPAATPFDFSPCYWVPSSQQEPLTGAIPLYPNPTAGAVYFNLPGGVEALRWQLFGINGTLMREQRKTMASEAELYGLPAGIYQLVVQGNDGKRYWGRVVKQ
- a CDS encoding T9SS type A sorting domain-containing protein, encoding MKKIKTTILAFFLLPFCLSAQIPNADFELWEPASYIPSEPEEFPRHWMAPPHLGSQYYPIEKVNNPSMGQYAVLVKNTMPSPSSVGGAPGYLETTFAPTSQHFLLSMEVKYDSIVPPGRARIIAGASGFSTTYWIDENITEEMETIQIEVVLPQAYNSLALYIEARGVYDPNYGTPPFNGGYDGYAEIVVDNITYENVTSAGEALKGKGVQVFPNPATEAVWVKTETGEPIHSVNVFNSAGEVLLSINSNGDNEHMLDVRSLPASAYWMEIALPGRRIVRQWVKR
- a CDS encoding MBL fold metallo-hydrolase — its product is MTEVLKLTFNPFQENTYIVYDESGECVIFDPGCYTEEEKQSLVKEIEEKGLRPVRLINTHCHIDHVFGNLFVADHYQLGLEIHRGELALLKAAPQSAMFFGIPNTGPLSPEPEKFIEEGDVIEFGQTKLRAILTPGHSPASLSFFCEESRFIIAGDVLFYGSIGRTDLPGGDFKTLINSITRKLFPLGDDVVVYSGHGPDTNIGYERMHNPFLAGR